In one window of Juglans regia cultivar Chandler chromosome 3, Walnut 2.0, whole genome shotgun sequence DNA:
- the LOC109007429 gene encoding transcription factor MYB60 has translation MGRPPCCDKVGIKKGPWTPEEDIILVSYIQEHGPGNWRSVPTNTGLLRCSKSCRLRWTNYLRPGIKRGNFTPHEEGMIIHLQAFLGNKWAAIASYLPQRTDNDIKNYWNTHLKKKLKKFQSAMDPHMMASDSTTTDHQVSTRSFNERRSLDGTNDPAPSLISLNQSSTYASSTENISRLLEGWMRSPKTSTNATNLGDQAQDKMLQEINSDIKSNVIGNSTMVTTNLQCHQIISKAGQQESGGDLVVSHEEFDSILSIENMNNAAWDKSTCDSTPDKSSQSSAYDDQKVNVTPDRNKPRFHENNPAPLSFLEKWLLDESSAGQVEEMMELSPMF, from the exons ATGGGGAGGCCTCCTTGCTGTGATAAAGTGGGCATCAAGAAGGGTCCATGGACCCCTGAGGAGGACATCATCCTAGTCTCTTACATTCAAGAACATGGTCCAGGAAATTGGAGATCAGTGCCTACCAATACTG GGTTACTGAGGTGCAGCAAAAGTTGCAGGCTTAGATGGACTAACTACCTCAGACCTGGAATCAAAAGAGGGAACTTCACTCCCCATGAAGAGGGGATGATAATCCATTTGCAGGCTTTTCTGGGTAACAA GTGGGCAGCCATAGCTTCCTACCTCCCACAAAGAACAGATAATGATATCAAAAACTATTGGAACACCCACCTgaagaagaagctgaagaaATTTCAATCAGCCATGGACCCCCACATGATGGCATCAGACTCAACCACCACTGATCATCAGGTTTCAACCAGAAGCTTTAATGAGAGAAGAAGCTTAGACGGCACCAACGACCCTGCCCCATCTCTCATCAGCCTAAACCAGTCCTCTACGTATGCCTCAAGTACGGAGAACATTTCTCGACTCCTAGAGGGTTGGATGAGATCACCAAAGACGAGTACTAACGCTACTAATCTCGGAGATCAGGCTCAAGACAAAATGCTTCAAGAAATTAACAGTGACATTAAGAGCAATGTAATTGGCAACTCAACAATGGTAACGACTAATCTTCAATGCCACCAAATTATTAGCAAAGCCGGGCAGCAAGAAAGTGGTGGCGATTTGGTCGTCTCTCATGAAGAGTTTGATTCGATCTTATCCATTGAGAACATGAACAATGCTGCATGGGACAAGTCGACCTGCGATTCTACGCCCGACAAAAGTTCTCAAAGTTCTGCGTATGATGATCAGAAGGTTAATGTCACGCCGGATAGGAATAAACCGAGGTTTCATGAGAACAATCCAGCTCCATTATCTTTTCTTGAGAAGTGGCTCTTGGATGAAAGTAGTGCTGGTCAAGTCGAGGAGATGATGGAATTATCTCCAATGTTCTAA